GAGGTACATCTGTTGGCCTTAACATAGAGTTACCTTTTGAACAACACGATAATCCATACATTGATAGCGATAAAAGTCTTGATTTTGATTATTTCTTTGTGCGCAAAGTCATGTTTGTAAAATATTCACAAGGTTTTGTTGTAATGCCTGGTGGTTTTGGAACTTTAGACGAGCTATTTGAAGCGATTACATTAATACAAACTCATAAAATTGATACATTCCCAATTATTTTGGTTGGTAGAAAATTTTGGGGTGGACTTGTAGATTGGATTAAAAATACGCTGCTTAATGAAAAGAATATTAGCCCTAAGGACTTAGATTTAATTCATGTAGTAGATACAGCAGATGAAGCGGTTGAAATTTTAAACAACTTCTACGATAAATCAGAATTAAGCCCTAATTTCTAAATGTAATTTGATTAAAAAAGCCCTTATATTCTTTGGTATTTGCCTATTTACATTATCGAGTTACACTCAAAATGTAATTAATGTTGTCGGAATTGTAAATCCTGACGACAAATCCATAACTGTCTCTCAGACTATTATTTATAAAAATACGTCTGATGATACCCTTAATGAAATTTATTTAAACGACTGGAATAATAGCTATGCAACAAAATCAACGGCATTAGCTAAACGTTTTGAAGAGGAGTTTAGCACAAAATTTCATTTGGCTAACGATAAGCAACGTGGATTTACAACGATCGAAAGTATATTAGACACTGAAGGAAATGAACTTCAAAATTTACACTTAGAAAACCAAATTGATGTTATCAAAGTTAATTTAAAAAGTCCTCTTTTACCAAATGAATCCTACGAAATCAAGCTCAAATACACTATAGTTTTACCAGACGCTACATTTACAGATTATGGTTTTACAGAAAATGATGATTTTCAGTTAAAGTATTGGTACTTAACACCAACAGTATATGATGGACAATGGCAATACTATAGTAACAAAAATTTAGATGATCTATACATTCCGAAGGCAGAGTTAAACATAACACTTAACTATCCGAAAAATTATAATCTTGTTTCTGAATTAAATACTATTTCAGAAAATGAAAATTCTGATATAAAAACGACAATTCTTAAAGGTAATAACAGAGTAGACACTTATTTGTCATTAAGTAAAAACAATACATTTAATCAAGTCACTACAGATGATTTTACTTTAGTATCTGATATTTATGAAAAAGGATTGTCTCCACAATCAAAAGCCATAATTACTGATAGAGTCACAGGATTCCTAATGGAAAATTTAGGTGAATATCCACACGAAAGATTATTGGTATCTCAAATTGACTATAACAAAAATCCACTTTATGGTCTAAATCAATTACCTAGTTTTTTAAGACCGTTTAAAAGTGATTTTCAATATGAATTAAAGCTACTTAAAACAGCTTTAAACAAGTATATCTATAATATTAGTTTAGTAAATCCAAGAAAAGAACATTGGTTAAATGATGGACTTTCTATCTATTTCTTGATGAAGTATGTTGAGGACTATTATCCAAATAGTAAATTACTAGGTACGTTAGCTAACGTATGGGGAATTCGTTCTTTTCATCTTGCAGATTTAAGTTACAATGCAAAATACACATTGTACTATATGGAATCTGCTAGAAAAAATAATGATCAAGCGATTACAAAATCAAAAGACTCTCTTACAAAATTCAATGCCAATATTGCCGGAAGATATAAAACTGGAGTTGGTCTAAACTACTTAGATGATTATGCTACTGATATAGATTTTAGAAGTTTAGCAAAAGATTATTTATCTCTGAAAAAATTAAAAACAAATACTCCTAGAGATTTCGAAACATATATCAAATCTAAAACTAGTAAAAATATTGATTGGTTTTTTGAAGATTATATTGATTCACGAAACAGGATAGATTTTAAAATATCAAAAATCAAAACAACTGAAGATTCAATTCAACTAACTATTAAAAATAAACGGGAAAATAATATGCCCATCTCGTTATTCAGTTTAAAAAATGATTCTGTAATTAATAAAATATGGTTAGACAATATTACTGATTCTAAAACACTAACAATTCCT
This DNA window, taken from Winogradskyella sp. PC-19, encodes the following:
- a CDS encoding TIGR00730 family Rossman fold protein, with the protein product MRKEKHYKGWNEIKTNDSWAIFKIMGEFVNGYEKLSKIGPCVSIFGSARTKPDHEYYQLAVDVAEKIVESGYGVITGGGPGIMEAGNKGAHIAGGTSVGLNIELPFEQHDNPYIDSDKSLDFDYFFVRKVMFVKYSQGFVVMPGGFGTLDELFEAITLIQTHKIDTFPIILVGRKFWGGLVDWIKNTLLNEKNISPKDLDLIHVVDTADEAVEILNNFYDKSELSPNF
- a CDS encoding metalloprotease, which translates into the protein MIKKALIFFGICLFTLSSYTQNVINVVGIVNPDDKSITVSQTIIYKNTSDDTLNEIYLNDWNNSYATKSTALAKRFEEEFSTKFHLANDKQRGFTTIESILDTEGNELQNLHLENQIDVIKVNLKSPLLPNESYEIKLKYTIVLPDATFTDYGFTENDDFQLKYWYLTPTVYDGQWQYYSNKNLDDLYIPKAELNITLNYPKNYNLVSELNTISENENSDIKTTILKGNNRVDTYLSLSKNNTFNQVTTDDFTLVSDIYEKGLSPQSKAIITDRVTGFLMENLGEYPHERLLVSQIDYNKNPLYGLNQLPSFLRPFKSDFQYELKLLKTALNKYIYNISLVNPRKEHWLNDGLSIYFLMKYVEDYYPNSKLLGTLANVWGIRSFHLADLSYNAKYTLYYMESARKNNDQAITKSKDSLTKFNANIAGRYKTGVGLNYLDDYATDIDFRSLAKDYLSLKKLKTNTPRDFETYIKSKTSKNIDWFFEDYIDSRNRIDFKISKIKTTEDSIQLTIKNKRENNMPISLFSLKNDSVINKIWLDNITDSKTLTIPNNNTDRLVLDYDNVIPEFNQRDNYRSTKGSAFWSKPLQFRLFKDVEDPYYNQVFFMPLAEFKNIYDGFTLGTKVYNKTILRKRLNYRFSPQYALRSKSLTGSGTIFYTHNLEDSNLFNVSYGISASYRSFAQDAFFRRIRPNISFSFRDKDDLRSDKRETISLRYVDIARSIGTDAILDEIEEEPDYGVLNLRYIKSSPGIINFSRFFADVQFSSNFSKVSVNYEYRKLTKSNRNINLRLFAGTFLKNNTDSNSNFFSFALDRPTDYLFDFNYLGRSEASGIFSQQLIVSEGGFKSRLEDSAFANQWMATANFSTSIWRYIEAYGDVGFVKNKFTNANFVYDSGIRLNLVPDYLELYFPVYSNNGWEIAERAYAQNIRFVVTVDPQVLLGLFRRKWY